The nucleotide window TCAATTTTTCGAGGGGAATTACAATTTTTCAGCTTGAACATGTATCCTTCTGGTAATAACCAATTCCCCAAGTTTACCCCTGTTAAATGCATAGGTTCTCCTTGTGGCGAGTAAATTTCCTTTCCATTAACATATGCATATTGTTTAACTTCATTATAACAGGAAACTCCTACTAAAATTAGGATTAGGATAGGAACAAAAGCTAGTCTCATGATTTATTGGTTATTAGCACAAAGGTGTAAAATCTCTTTTCTAAAATTTAAGTATACTGCCTTTTAATTATTATTTGGTTTATAATTTACACCATCTGAATAAATGAGCTTTATATCAGGTAATTCTGTAAAATAGTAATGAACCCAAATATAAATATGGCTAAACAAAGCTACCAATAGAGCCGCTTTCGATTGGGCAATTAATCCTGGAATATATAGAATTAAGAATCCAAAAATATACATCCCGTTAGATGTATATTTAAATATTCCTTTTTTTACAAAAGGTTTAGATTTAAATTCCTCAGGTTTGAAATGGTCTATTCCAAAAGCTCGGTCCATTCCAAAATACTTTTTTACGGAATAAAAAAGATATACGGTTGGCACCAATAAAATTCCCGCTATGATAGAAGTCAAAATATTATTAATGTTAAAGGTCTTGTGGTTTGAAATGGCCAATAAGGTAAGAGTTACTATTCTCGAAAGAATCAAAATGGCAAATCCTATTTTATATAAATTGAAGGCATCTTTTCCGAATTTTTTTGAAAAACTGTTATAAAACAATTCAGAACGCCAGCACACTAACACGTATAATTGATGAACAATTGGGGAAATTATAGCAGCTAATAACCATAGAGACGTTTTAAATCCGAATAATTCTCCATATAGAACAGAGGCATCATTATTTATATAAAAATATATGCCTGTCAATAAAGCAATCAAAATCAAAAAATGCCAAAGTTGGTATTTAAATATGCCCATCCTTCTTTATTACGGCATTTAATTAGTTTTAATTTTCCTTTAAATAAGCTTCTATCTGATCAATTAATATATTTGAACCAATCAAGGAAAATTCCAGTTCATCTTTTGTTTCAGTGAACAAAATTCGTTTAAAATTACTAATCCCCTGAAATGTTGCTGCAAGATGACTATAGTTTATGTTGCTCCATATAAGCGAATCGATTAGTTTACCTTGGTCATGAGTTTTTGTTACACCAAACGTATAGGTGTTGACATAAGAAGTAACTTTCCCTTGATAATCATTTGTAGTCTTTTCTACCCTATCCATCTTTGAAGCTTTGGTATTATAAAAATTCCTCATGCCTGCTTTTAATGAGTCGGAAAGGTTCTCGATTAGGCCAGTTTGAACCAAACTATTGTAGGAGTTCATGCTGTACGGGATTTGGACTACCCAATTAGGGTTGAACTCGAATCTCATTATTTTGATAAGGGTATCCACAGTTGCGTCTGGTTTCGCAACTCTTGCTCTTAAAGATTCATTTAATTGATGCTGTTCGTTAATAAAAGGAAGTCGCTCAGTAATTAATTCAGTGTCTTTTAACAAATCACTTTTTAATGCAATTAATAATTTATCAGTTTTTAAATCCGTTTTTCTATTGTCATTCCAATCATTTATCTGCAGTGCAATTAAAATACCTATTACCACGAGTACAATTTCCCCGATGGCGTAGGTCAGGTATTTTCCAATTTTATTCTCTGAAATCAACTTATGTCGAATATTTCTAAAGATTTTAATCATTGGTGATGGTCGGCCCTATTAATTACCAATGGTTTGTATAATTCGAAGTAGCGTTGGTTGAAACTAAGATACTAAAATGTATTTTCAGAAAAATTTAAATCACCTAAATACTTTTCTAAAGGTCTTTAAGTTTTATTTTGAATACAACGCCTTATGCCCAGTGATAATATTTAACAAGAGTCTCACAGAAAAATAAATGACCATTATAATCACAAAGGGACCCAATTTAAAATTAAATTGTAAATCACCATATGGCCAAAATAGCTTGTCTAAAATTGGTCCTATTACCAATAGATATAATACTATCCAAAGGCCTATTGCAATTACTTCAATAATTAAATTAGAACGTTGAAAAAATCGTTGAAGAAGATATTTAAAAAACAAAACAGTTAATACGAAAGATAAAAATGCGGCTACACTAAAAAGAAGCCAATGTAGTGGATACTTTTCAAAAACTGAGCCGCTCCTATTTATATGATTGAAATAATCATAAGTAGTAAAGCCGAAAAGTAAGATGAATAAATAACTTAAAGGATATTTCAGTAACGCTTTAACCTTCAACATTTAATTAATTGCTATAATCAAGTTTATAAATAAATTCTTCTATTTCCTTTTGTCGGGCATTTGCAAAACCTCTATCCGTTCCAACTTTAATGAATCCACATTTTTCCAATATTTTCTGTGATCCAAAATTGTCAAAAGCTACATGTCCATAAATTGGCCTAGATGTCTCAATAGCAAGAAACTTCCTCAGTGCTTCTGAAGCGATCCCTTTTCCCCAAAATTTACGATCAATCCAATAAGTAATTTCCGAGTTACCATCCATTATAAATTTGGCAATGCTCCCAACAATCGTATTATTTATGGTTATGGTTTGGTTATTTACCGTTGGATTAGCTAACAATTTTGTGTATTTACTAATATAGGCAGATTTGTCATCATGGTCCTTTGGCATAAATGCAGCTAAGTACCCACCCTCCTTATCTAATTGGAATTTAAATAAAAGGTCTAAGTCTGATATGTTCGTCGGTCTCAGATTT belongs to Aegicerativicinus sediminis and includes:
- a CDS encoding phosphatidylethanolamine N-methyltransferase family protein, with the translated sequence MGIFKYQLWHFLILIALLTGIYFYINNDASVLYGELFGFKTSLWLLAAIISPIVHQLYVLVCWRSELFYNSFSKKFGKDAFNLYKIGFAILILSRIVTLTLLAISNHKTFNINNILTSIIAGILLVPTVYLFYSVKKYFGMDRAFGIDHFKPEEFKSKPFVKKGIFKYTSNGMYIFGFLILYIPGLIAQSKAALLVALFSHIYIWVHYYFTELPDIKLIYSDGVNYKPNNN
- a CDS encoding DUF6090 family protein; translated protein: MIKIFRNIRHKLISENKIGKYLTYAIGEIVLVVIGILIALQINDWNDNRKTDLKTDKLLIALKSDLLKDTELITERLPFINEQHQLNESLRARVAKPDATVDTLIKIMRFEFNPNWVVQIPYSMNSYNSLVQTGLIENLSDSLKAGMRNFYNTKASKMDRVEKTTNDYQGKVTSYVNTYTFGVTKTHDQGKLIDSLIWSNINYSHLAATFQGISNFKRILFTETKDELEFSLIGSNILIDQIEAYLKEN
- a CDS encoding GNAT family N-acetyltransferase; its protein translation is MTNIYTAINLRPTNISDLDLLFKFQLDKEGGYLAAFMPKDHDDKSAYISKYTKLLANPTVNNQTITINNTIVGSIAKFIMDGNSEITYWIDRKFWGKGIASEALRKFLAIETSRPIYGHVAFDNFGSQKILEKCGFIKVGTDRGFANARQKEIEEFIYKLDYSN